From Juglans regia cultivar Chandler chromosome 8, Walnut 2.0, whole genome shotgun sequence, the proteins below share one genomic window:
- the LOC109000495 gene encoding uncharacterized protein LOC109000495, which translates to MASDETMKLQSSAQEDDYEDDIYDGYNHEQHPNPHNLSRLSVCTSSSMYGNDEDEEEEEEEEEEDGSYFRASEADNGMSISVESFYADEELSDERESKELVSGLWSDSDSEQGFYSLPATPPRRRNRPGGVLNLNHQQLIGVKEYASENEAQKGLLGRKKRRNNERRERRILRERWLLEKAGWDNFDCNNKSKNYIMRMGVVDVAGGNSNSHGFSAESDQGGGDGGSGIGAGLMVITRPKGGRRSLCMDLEEVKACRDLGFELEHERMLEMPSHLSVSGSTLDTSSGGNSPIGNWRISSPGDDPRDVKARLKVWAQAVALASTSRQGS; encoded by the exons ATGGCTTCGGATGAGACTATGAAACTCCAATCTTCAGCGCAGGAAGATGACTACGAAGATGATATCTATGATGGGTATAATCATGAACAACATCCCAATCCCCACAACTTGTCCAGGCTTTCTGTGTGTACCAGCAGTTCCATGTACGggaatgatgaagatgaggaggaggaggaggaggaggaggaggaggatgggAGCTACTTTCGAGCTTCCGAAGCAGATAATGGCATGAGCATTTCAGTTGAGAGCTTTTATGCAGACGAAGAGTTATCCGATGAAAGAGAAAGTAAAGAACTAGTTTCAGGGCTGTGGTCTGACTCCGATAGTGAACAGGGCTTTTATTCACTGCCGGCGACTCCCCCACGACGTAGGAACAGGCCGGGTGGAGTTCTGAATCTCAATCATCAGCAGCTGATAGGGGTCAAAGAATATGCCAGCGAGAACGAAGCTCAAAAGGGTCTTTTGGGAAGGAAAAAGAGGAGGAACAATGAGAGGAGGGAAAGGAGAATCTTAAGGGAGAGATGGCTGCTGGAAAAAGCTGGTTGGGACAATTTTGATTGCAACAACAAGAGCAAGAACTACATAATGAGGATGGGAGTAGTGGATGTCGCGGGTGGTAATTCCAACTCCCATGGCTTCAGCGCAGAAAGTGACCAGGGCGGCGGCGATGGTGGCAGTGGTATTGGTGCAGGGTTGATGGTGATAACAAGGCCAAAGGGAGGAAGAAGATCTCTGTGCATGGATTTGGAGGAAGTGAAGGCTTGCAGAGATCTTGGGTTTGAGTTGGAACACGAGCGCATGCTGGAGATGCCCTCTCACCTCTCTGTTTCTGGTTCCACGCTTGACACCAGCAGTGGTGGCAATTCCCCCATTGGCAACTGGCGCATATCCAGCCCAG GTGATGATCCACGAGATGTCAAGGCTCGGCTCAAAGTATGGGCACAGGCAGTGGCGCTCGCATCTACATCTCGCCAGGGAAGCTGA